A section of the Campylobacter porcelli genome encodes:
- the map gene encoding type I methionyl aminopeptidase produces MAIGIKTPKEIESMRAANRIVAATLDHLHTIIKPGISLLEIDKICEDMIKAAGAKPAFKGLYGFPNTACISVNEVVIHGIPNGYILQDGDIVSVDIGSNLNGFFGDSARTYPVGNISKSDESLIACSKDALYYAIDEIRAGMHFKELCYKLEQFILGRGYVPLKGFCGHGIGRKPHEEPEIPNYLEGTMPKAGPKIRNGMVFCIEPMICQKDGTPKIAADKWTVTSVDGLRTSHYEHCVAVINGKAEILSVVD; encoded by the coding sequence ATGGCTATAGGAATTAAAACCCCAAAAGAGATAGAGAGTATGCGTGCGGCTAATAGAATAGTCGCAGCTACTCTAGATCATCTTCATACGATTATTAAGCCTGGAATTTCACTTCTTGAAATTGATAAAATTTGCGAAGATATGATTAAAGCTGCTGGAGCTAAACCAGCTTTTAAAGGGCTTTATGGCTTTCCAAATACTGCTTGTATCAGTGTAAATGAGGTTGTAATCCACGGAATTCCAAATGGCTATATCTTACAAGATGGCGATATAGTATCAGTTGATATTGGATCAAATTTAAATGGCTTTTTTGGCGATAGTGCTAGAACTTACCCAGTAGGCAATATCTCAAAAAGCGATGAATCTTTGATTGCGTGCAGCAAAGATGCTTTGTATTATGCCATTGATGAGATTAGGGCTGGTATGCATTTTAAAGAGCTTTGTTATAAGCTTGAGCAGTTTATCTTAGGGCGTGGATATGTGCCATTAAAGGGATTTTGCGGTCATGGAATAGGTCGCAAGCCGCACGAAGAGCCTGAAATTCCAAACTACTTAGAAGGGACAATGCCAAAAGCTGGACCAAAAATTAGAAATGGTATGGTTTTTTGCATTGAGCCAATGATTTGTCAAAAAGATGGCACACCAAAGATTGCTGCTGATAAATGGACCGTTACTAGCGTAGATGGCTTAAGAACTAGCCACTATGAGCATTGCGTAGCAGTGATTAATGGCAAGGCTGAGATACTTAGTGTAGTTGATTGA
- the infA gene encoding translation initiation factor IF-1 produces the protein MAKDDVIEIDGNVVEALPNATFKVELDNKHVILCHIAGKMRMHYIKIMPGDRVKVELTPYSLDKGRITYRYK, from the coding sequence TTGGCAAAAGATGATGTTATAGAGATTGATGGCAATGTGGTCGAGGCTCTACCTAATGCTACCTTTAAAGTAGAATTAGATAATAAGCATGTAATTTTATGCCATATTGCTGGTAAGATGAGAATGCACTACATCAAGATTATGCCAGGCGATAGGGTTAAGGTCGAGCTAACTCCATATAGCTTAGACAAGGGTAGGATTACATATCGTTATAAATAA
- the hcp gene encoding hydroxylamine reductase: protein MDLEMFCHQCEMSANDGCGSKGQSMGTCGKDATLARLQDMMIFALKGLSAYRHHANELGANTKNVDDIMAQTLYFTLTNMNFNFDQHIEQLLKVGKAGVEVMDILSNAHTSKFGIPTPVKITQNKASGKAILVSGHNLHALKELLEQTKDKGINIYTHSEMLPAHGYPELKKYPHLKGNLGKAWFDQTELFNKFGGAILMTTNCIVPLRKSARYSDRLFGYDIASTQGIAHINGDDFTPLINKALELDDVSGFDSDEVISTGHHYKAILPMASEILDAIKSGKIRRFFVIAGCDAPGKGREYYRELALSVPKDCVILTSSCGKFRFNDIDFGLIEGTNIPRYLDLGQCNDSNGGVKIAMALSEATGIAINDLPLSIVLMWMEQKAIIILVALLYLGVKNIHIGPSLPKFLNSEILNFLVEKYNLSLISSDPKADLEKFLNS from the coding sequence ATGGATTTAGAGATGTTTTGTCATCAATGTGAGATGAGTGCTAATGATGGGTGTGGCTCTAAAGGGCAAAGTATGGGGACTTGCGGTAAAGATGCTACACTAGCAAGGCTGCAAGATATGATGATATTTGCCCTAAAGGGTTTAAGCGCATATCGCCACCATGCAAATGAACTAGGAGCCAATACAAAAAATGTAGATGATATAATGGCTCAAACTCTATATTTTACACTTACAAATATGAATTTTAATTTCGATCAGCATATCGAGCAATTGCTAAAAGTAGGCAAGGCTGGAGTAGAGGTTATGGATATTTTAAGCAATGCCCACACTAGTAAATTTGGTATCCCAACTCCTGTAAAAATCACTCAAAACAAAGCAAGTGGCAAAGCTATTTTAGTAAGCGGTCATAATCTTCACGCACTAAAAGAGCTATTAGAGCAGACCAAAGATAAAGGGATTAATATCTACACCCACTCTGAGATGCTTCCAGCTCATGGCTATCCAGAGCTTAAAAAGTATCCACATTTAAAAGGAAATTTGGGTAAAGCATGGTTTGACCAAACTGAGCTTTTTAATAAATTTGGTGGAGCTATTTTGATGACTACAAATTGTATCGTTCCACTTCGCAAAAGTGCTAGATATAGCGATAGATTGTTTGGATATGATATCGCAAGCACCCAAGGCATAGCTCATATTAATGGCGATGATTTTACTCCACTAATCAATAAGGCTTTAGAGCTTGATGATGTAAGTGGCTTTGATAGCGATGAAGTAATCAGCACGGGTCATCATTATAAGGCTATTTTGCCTATGGCTAGTGAGATTTTAGATGCGATTAAAAGCGGTAAAATTCGTAGATTTTTTGTTATAGCAGGATGTGATGCCCCAGGTAAAGGCAGAGAGTATTATAGGGAGTTAGCCCTTAGTGTGCCAAAAGATTGCGTGATTTTAACTTCAAGTTGTGGTAAATTTAGATTTAACGATATAGATTTTGGTTTAATAGAAGGGACAAATATTCCAAGATATTTAGATTTGGGTCAGTGCAATGATAGTAATGGTGGAGTAAAAATAGCTATGGCTCTAAGTGAGGCTACAGGGATAGCCATCAATGATTTGCCGCTTTCAATAGTGCTAATGTGGATGGAACAAAAAGCTATAATAATATTAGTAGCACTATTATATTTAGGTGTAAAAAATATCCATATTGGCCCTAGTTTGCCAAAATTTTTAAATAGCGAAATATTAAATTTCTTAGTAGAAAAATATAATTTATCGCTAATTAGCTCAGATCCAAAGGCGGATTTAGAAAAATTCTTAAATTCTTAA
- the rpmJ gene encoding 50S ribosomal protein L36, which translates to MKVRPSVKKMCDKCKIVKRKGIVHVICENPKHKQRQG; encoded by the coding sequence ATGAAAGTTCGTCCTTCTGTAAAGAAGATGTGTGACAAATGCAAAATTGTCAAACGCAAAGGCATAGTTCATGTTATTTGCGAAAACCCAAAACATAAACAAAGACAAGGATAA
- the rpsK gene encoding 30S ribosomal protein S11, which translates to MAKRKVIKKKVVKKNIARGIVYVSATFNNTMVTVTDEMGNAIAWSSAGGLGFKGSKKSTPYAAQQAVEDALNKAKEHGIKEVGIKVQGPGSGRETAVKSIGAVEGIKVLYLKDITPLAHNGCRPPKRRRV; encoded by the coding sequence ATGGCAAAAAGAAAAGTAATTAAGAAAAAAGTAGTTAAAAAAAATATAGCTAGAGGTATCGTGTATGTCTCTGCTACATTTAATAATACAATGGTTACAGTAACTGATGAGATGGGTAATGCTATAGCGTGGAGTAGTGCTGGTGGTTTAGGCTTTAAAGGTAGTAAAAAATCAACCCCATATGCAGCTCAACAAGCAGTAGAAGATGCATTAAATAAAGCAAAAGAGCATGGCATTAAAGAAGTAGGCATCAAAGTTCAAGGCCCAGGTAGCGGTAGAGAAACAGCAGTAAAAAGTATCGGTGCAGTAGAAGGAATTAAGGTGCTATATCTAAAAGATATAACTCCACTAGCTCACAATGGCTGCAGACCACCAAAACGCCGCCGCGTGTAA
- the rplQ gene encoding 50S ribosomal protein L17, with protein MRHNHGYRKLGRTSSHRAALLKNLTIAIVKAGKIETTLPKAKELRSYIEKLITRARKGDFNAHKYVFAYLQDKEATNKLVTQIAPKYVNRNGGYTRIIKTRVRKGDASEMAYIELVSE; from the coding sequence ATGAGACATAATCACGGATATAGAAAACTAGGCCGCACTAGCTCTCATCGTGCTGCTTTGCTTAAAAACCTTACGATCGCAATCGTTAAGGCTGGTAAGATAGAAACTACTTTACCAAAAGCAAAAGAGCTAAGAAGCTATATAGAAAAATTAATCACAAGAGCTAGAAAAGGCGATTTTAACGCCCATAAATATGTATTTGCATATTTACAAGATAAAGAAGCAACTAATAAATTAGTTACACAAATCGCCCCAAAATATGTAAATAGAAATGGCGGCTATACTAGAATCATCAAAACACGAGTTAGAAAAGGCGATGCTTCTGAGATGGCCTATATAGAACTAGTATCTGAATGA
- a CDS encoding autotransporter outer membrane beta-barrel domain-containing protein, translating to MMADEMDDFLNSFYFNTLAGDFKDGTNPRLYGGIFGYDRFVDDLLIGTYFSYANSKSYNVELKSNIYELGFYTRYFMDSNEFDFNLAGGYGNLEQNLDRYFNSKFDIGYMSFGLGYGYRVSLNEKTSIKPYIGADYLYFKSEDYILKDKNSYETQKVQSNTAKNLKAKIGLETIQEFNDFSLYTDLKIKRDLIVDDGVIRSSFTSSNAGFIIDSKDKKHTNFAIDTGVLYIVNKNLSINLNLGADINSDDKLYSANFGLSYRFN from the coding sequence ATGATGGCTGATGAGATGGATGATTTTTTAAATTCATTCTATTTTAATACCCTAGCAGGCGATTTTAAAGATGGGACAAATCCTAGGCTTTATGGCGGAATTTTTGGTTATGATAGATTTGTAGATGATTTATTGATAGGCACTTACTTTTCATATGCAAACTCAAAAAGTTATAATGTAGAGCTTAAGAGTAATATATATGAGCTTGGATTTTATACTAGATATTTTATGGATAGTAATGAATTTGACTTTAATTTAGCTGGTGGTTATGGCAATTTAGAGCAAAATCTAGATAGATATTTTAACTCTAAATTTGATATTGGTTATATGAGCTTTGGATTGGGTTATGGATATAGAGTATCTTTAAATGAAAAAACATCTATAAAGCCATATATTGGTGCGGATTATCTCTATTTTAAAAGCGAAGATTATATATTAAAAGATAAAAACTCATATGAAACTCAAAAAGTTCAAAGCAACACAGCTAAGAATTTAAAAGCCAAAATTGGTCTTGAGACTATACAAGAATTCAATGATTTTAGTCTATATACAGATTTAAAAATTAAAAGAGATTTAATAGTAGATGATGGCGTGATAAGAAGTTCATTTACTAGCAGCAATGCTGGATTTATAATAGACAGCAAGGATAAAAAGCATACAAATTTCGCAATTGATACAGGTGTTTTATATATAGTTAATAAAAATTTAAGTATCAATTTAAATCTAGGTGCTGATATAAATAGCGATGATAAGCTATATAGTGCAAATTTTGGCTTATCGTATAGATTTAATTAA
- a CDS encoding NifU family protein — MIPFSDEELYEPVLESLNVVLPMLQRDGGGMELLGIKNGVVYVRLTGHCHGCAASSQTLKFGVEKQIRNDIHPELIVVNIPIGQEFDLEKV, encoded by the coding sequence ATGATACCATTTAGCGATGAAGAGCTTTATGAGCCAGTTTTAGAAAGTCTTAATGTTGTATTGCCTATGCTCCAAAGAGATGGTGGCGGTATGGAGCTTTTGGGTATTAAAAACGGAGTTGTTTATGTGCGTTTAACCGGTCATTGCCACGGCTGTGCCGCAAGCTCTCAAACGCTAAAATTTGGCGTTGAAAAGCAAATTCGAAATGATATTCATCCAGAATTAATAGTGGTAAATATCCCAATTGGTCAAGAATTTGATCTAGAAAAGGTATAG
- the rpsM gene encoding 30S ribosomal protein S13: MARIAGVDLPKKKRVEYGLTYIYGIGLYTSRKILDAVGISYDKRVYELSEDEAAAIRKEIQEHYMVEGDLRKSVAMDIKALMDLGSFRGLRHRKGLPVRGQKTKTNARTRKGRRKTVGAATK; encoded by the coding sequence ATGGCTCGTATTGCAGGTGTTGATTTACCAAAGAAAAAAAGAGTAGAGTATGGCCTTACATATATCTATGGTATAGGTCTATATACTTCAAGAAAAATTCTTGATGCTGTAGGTATCTCTTATGATAAGAGAGTTTATGAGTTAAGCGAAGATGAAGCTGCTGCTATCCGTAAAGAGATTCAAGAGCATTACATGGTCGAAGGTGATTTAAGAAAAAGCGTGGCTATGGATATAAAAGCTTTGATGGATTTAGGTAGCTTTAGAGGATTAAGACATAGAAAAGGTCTGCCAGTGCGTGGTCAAAAAACAAAAACCAACGCAAGAACTAGAAAGGGCAGAAGAAAAACCGTTGGCGCTGCTACTAAATAA
- a CDS encoding Crp/Fnr family transcriptional regulator — protein sequence MIDALKDKLKRFGVASQDLDRIEKFLQIRKFSDGKLLTKSHYGLLIIGSGALRVYTIFGSQEKTILTLEKGDEWVICQICTQKSLELELNLQALGDLEIIIIPDNIFRDLRQKYPKLSEYILTIFAKQFAKSIEVASKSKTIPFRDRLVEFIRKNAINNGIKITHQQIANHLGVTRECVSKNLKQLEKNGFLTLSRGKIYLEM from the coding sequence ATGATAGATGCCTTAAAAGATAAGCTCAAAAGATTTGGCGTAGCTTCGCAAGATTTAGATAGGATAGAAAAATTTTTACAAATTAGAAAATTTAGCGATGGTAAGCTACTTACAAAGAGTCATTATGGACTTTTGATAATTGGCTCTGGAGCTCTTAGAGTTTATACTATTTTTGGCTCTCAAGAAAAGACAATTCTCACCCTTGAAAAGGGTGATGAGTGGGTAATATGCCAAATTTGTACTCAAAAATCACTTGAGCTAGAGTTAAATCTCCAAGCGCTTGGTGATTTAGAAATCATTATAATTCCAGATAATATTTTTAGAGATTTAAGACAGAAGTATCCTAAGCTTAGTGAGTATATTTTAACTATTTTTGCTAAGCAATTTGCTAAGAGCATAGAGGTGGCTTCAAAAAGTAAAACCATACCATTTCGTGATAGATTGGTTGAATTTATCAGAAAAAATGCTATAAATAATGGCATAAAAATAACTCATCAGCAAATAGCAAATCATCTAGGAGTAACAAGAGAGTGTGTATCTAAAAATCTTAAACAACTAGAAAAAAATGGATTTTTAACCTTATCAAGGGGTAAAATTTATTTAGAAATGTGA
- a CDS encoding DNA-directed RNA polymerase subunit alpha has product MRKITTSAYMPTDIEVTPISENVAKIVAYPFETGYAVTLAHPLRRLLYTSTVGFAPTAVKIEGVSHEFDSMRGMLEDVTLFIINLKNLRFKLKNDSEHEVIEYSFKGPKEITGADLCNDIVEIVNPDAYLATINEDAELTFSLVIEKGIGYVPSEEIRESVESGYIALDAFFTPVKHAVYEIENVLVEDNPDYEKIVLTITTDGQVSPLEAFKNSIEAMYKQMSIFNNILNIDVNMAMASSKGSSEHSKLLESIENLNLSARSFNCLDKADVKFIGELALMEESELKDLKNLGKKSLDEIKAVMAEIGYPFGENKLGDSKESLRKKIAELKS; this is encoded by the coding sequence ATGAGAAAGATAACAACATCAGCTTACATGCCTACTGACATAGAGGTTACCCCAATAAGTGAAAATGTGGCTAAAATAGTAGCGTATCCTTTTGAAACCGGCTATGCAGTTACTCTAGCTCATCCGCTTCGCAGACTACTTTATACAAGCACAGTTGGATTTGCTCCAACTGCTGTTAAAATCGAAGGCGTCTCTCATGAATTTGATAGTATGCGAGGAATGCTAGAGGATGTAACGCTATTTATCATAAATCTCAAAAATTTACGCTTTAAGCTTAAAAATGATTCAGAGCATGAGGTTATTGAGTATAGCTTTAAAGGTCCAAAAGAGATTACCGGTGCAGATCTATGTAATGATATTGTCGAGATAGTAAATCCTGATGCGTATCTAGCTACTATTAATGAAGATGCCGAGCTAACTTTCTCTTTGGTTATAGAAAAAGGTATTGGCTATGTGCCTAGCGAAGAGATTAGAGAGAGCGTAGAGAGTGGATATATCGCACTTGATGCATTTTTTACACCTGTTAAACATGCAGTTTATGAGATAGAAAATGTTTTGGTTGAAGATAATCCAGACTATGAAAAAATCGTTTTAACGATAACTACAGATGGTCAGGTCTCTCCTTTAGAGGCGTTTAAAAACTCAATTGAAGCTATGTATAAGCAGATGTCTATATTTAATAATATCCTAAATATAGATGTAAATATGGCTATGGCGTCATCTAAAGGCTCTAGCGAGCACTCAAAACTTTTAGAGAGTATTGAGAATTTAAATTTATCAGCTAGAAGCTTTAATTGCTTAGATAAGGCTGATGTTAAATTTATTGGTGAGCTTGCTTTGATGGAAGAGAGTGAGCTAAAAGATCTTAAAAATTTAGGTAAAAAATCTCTTGATGAGATTAAGGCTGTAATGGCTGAAATAGGCTATCCATTTGGTGAAAATAAGCTAGGTGATAGCAAAGAATCACTCAGAAAAAAGATAGCTGAGTTAAAATCATAA
- the rpsD gene encoding 30S ribosomal protein S4: MARYRGPVEKLERRLGVSLALKGERRLAGKSALEKRPYAPGQHGQRKAKVSEYGLQLREKQKAKFMYGVSEKQFRRLFAEAARREGNTGALLISLLEQRLDNVVYRMGFASTRRFARQLVTHGHILVNGKRVDIPSYRVRAGQKIEIVEKSKENPQIVRAIELTNQTGIVAWVDVEKDKKYGIFTRIPEREEIVIPVEERYIVELYSK; the protein is encoded by the coding sequence ATGGCAAGATATAGAGGACCAGTTGAAAAATTAGAAAGACGCCTAGGTGTATCTCTTGCACTTAAAGGCGAAAGAAGACTAGCTGGCAAGAGCGCATTGGAAAAACGACCATACGCTCCAGGCCAACATGGACAAAGAAAAGCTAAAGTAAGCGAATATGGCCTACAATTAAGAGAGAAACAAAAAGCTAAATTTATGTATGGTGTAAGCGAAAAACAATTTAGAAGATTATTTGCCGAAGCCGCAAGAAGAGAGGGAAATACCGGTGCACTTCTTATCTCTTTGTTAGAGCAAAGACTTGATAATGTGGTTTATAGAATGGGTTTTGCATCGACTAGAAGATTTGCAAGACAGTTAGTAACTCATGGCCATATCTTAGTAAATGGTAAAAGAGTGGATATCCCATCATATAGAGTAAGAGCCGGTCAAAAAATAGAGATTGTTGAAAAAAGTAAAGAGAATCCGCAAATCGTTCGTGCTATCGAGCTTACTAATCAAACAGGTATAGTAGCTTGGGTTGATGTAGAAAAAGATAAAAAATATGGAATTTTCACAAGAATTCCAGAACGCGAAGAGATTGTCATTCCAGTTGAGGAAAGATATATAGTCGAGCTTTACTCTAAATAA